Part of the Spinacia oleracea cultivar Varoflay chromosome 5, BTI_SOV_V1, whole genome shotgun sequence genome, TTATGAACAGAGGAAAAATTACTTAGTAATGTAGTATTATGTATAATAAGTATAACACatccacccaaaactcgccCCAAATTCAAACTAGCTCTAAGAATGAACCGGTACtaccattaaaaaaaataagttatcCAGTTTCCAATAAAAGTAAACCATGCAATATATTGTCATATTACTTTCATGGTACGTagctattactccgtatatcatTATAATTACTTAAGCTAATGCTACTACTTAATTAATATTACAACAATGTTACGTACGTACGTCCGATCCAGTGaaggaaaataaaacaaaaaagacgtaaactaatttttaattaattatcttaATTAATGAAATTAGCTCACAGTTCACAGATGAAGAGTAGTATCAACATCTGAAACATGGATATCCTCGAATTTATAAACACTCGATACACAAGAAGAAGTCCTACTAACACTCATCGTCGACATCGGTGCTTCGATCTTTGCTCGTCGAATATGCTCAGCCGCCGCCGCTGCCGCAGCAACCGCCGTCGTACTAGTAGTACTACTAGCATTGTTGTACGTGGACATGGTCGAAGAGGGCCAAAGAGACAGGGATATCTCATTTAGATTATTATTACTACTACGgtaattatgattattattattattatgagatAACAACAATGACGACAACGAAGACGacgataatgatgatgatgacgaaGAATAGGAAGATGGCTTACGACCGGTATAATAATAATTAGGTGGTAGAAAAATCTGAAgctcatcatcattatcatcattatcaacatcaacaacATCACCATCATTATTAGAAATAGGAGTTCCATAATTATTAGGAGTATTAATTAGGTTATTATCAGAAAATATGGTAAGAAGCTCTTTTTTCTCTCTCATTTCTTTCACTCTTTGAAGCTCCTTGAACCTCTCTTGCAAAAGAGCAATTGAGGATTGAATCACACCATGCCCAGCTTGATTCTGCGTACTCATCATTTTTTACCGGAactgaataaataataaataatacagaAAGAACAAAAGGAGATAGATGGATAGAATTTGGAGTTTGTTGTCAAGGAGAGTGAGGATAACGAATACAGGAAGAACAAAATGAGACGGAGAGAATTTGGAGTTCGTTGTCAAGGAGAATGAGGAGAGGGGTATATATAGTAGTAACCGTACCAAGAATATAATGatagtagtaataataatagtatAAGTGTAAATTGTACGATTTTgggattttaaaaaataaattgaaaataaattttgtaGGTTTTCAAAAATCATTCTGAAAATTGATTTGATGTGGGTTTTTATGAAAAGAAGAGAAATAAAAGGGAGGGAGAATCGGGGGATAAGTAAGAAAAAGCCAAGAAGAAGAAACTTGGAAAAGGGGTGGCCAAATATTAAGGAGTGGAAGTTTTGCTTTGGTGTTTACAAAAGAAAACAagagagattataataaaagaAGTACTTCTTTACTAAATGTCCAAATTACAACAAGCCAAAATTATGTTAGAAACTAGCATTTTGGAAGGGCATGTTTGGAGGAATAATTGGTTTTATGAATGGAAACTCTTTGCTTCATTCCAAAACTTTTCcaccctttttctttttcatttttatttttttgcctTTTACATTTTCCTCCTTAGATTAAATTAGAGATATTGAATGTGAAAAGTGCCTCCCTTTTTCTTAGGGGTAattacttttttaaaaaaaaaaatcctaagtAGTGCATTCCTCTGTAACAAAGTGTTGTTTAAAATATTCCCCGTCCTACttcattcttctttttaatCTTTACGATTGGTATCATGCACGTGATTTACAAAAATTAATTTGGATAAAGTTTCCTTTATGGTTTTACttaaacaatgcaaattacgtttattaataatgTTTTTCATTTCGATTCAAAATCATCTCAGtaaatttgattaattaaacaactatttggcacaatttttttataaaatattaattagagACTGTTATgttataatataaaaagaaaacataaaGATTAAAAATGGATTCCCAAAACGGAATAAGTAAAGAATAAAATAGAAATTATAGAATACCCCTGTTTCATAATTTTCTTAAGACAAATGATAGATGAAGTGTAAAACTAAAAAGGTATATGGGGTAAGAAAAAGATGGATAAAAGGTTATGGgtcaaaaaaaaagtgaaacgGATAAAATACAACAATATATTAGTGAAATTGTATGCGCAAAAGGATAAGAgagcactacaagaatttgtatctttaacgacaacctaattacgacgggtcaaaaatcccgtcgcaaaagccttttgcgacggggctaacaaccaaacaatgacgggaataaccgtcgcaaatgtcttttacgacgggtttacgacggatttatgacgggatttctattaacgacggcccccttttgtgacgggttcgcgacaggaaatctcgtcattaatcaacgattattggcctttcgcgacgggatttcccgtcgttaatagtataaTTTTTTGTAGTGGAGGTAAGATACTGAATTTTTCATGTCTGAAAATACTAGAATAGTACAAATCACATTGTTAAGAATTgaaattataaaacaaaataaaatgaaaagtgCTAAGAACTTTATAAAAtgggataataataataataatgagaGGCCTTCTTCAAAACTAAAGCTCTTGTGTattgtatatatatatggatATCTAGATATATGATCATGGTCTAATGAGTAatcatatatataatattataATGGAACACCCTAGTTGATTTTCCATGCCTTCTTGAATACCTTTGTTTGTAGGGATTAGAATTTGTAATGCTTAATTTTGAATTAAGGGTTTCCCCCTTTGTATTAGTGATTGAAGAGTTAAAGTTTGAAGTGTACTCTAGCTAGTTAACCCATGTTTTATTAATAGAAAAATTAGAGAAAATCAAGTACCTGTGATTAAGGTAAAATGTTCAACTAAGATTAATGTTGATATAACTTATTTCAAACACACTATATATATGTTCATGATACGACATGATCTAGATATCTAACTAATATATACTATAGAGCTTAATAAGCATGCATTGAAATCAAATATGAGTGGTCACTTCACATATATGTTGATTTTAGGTCAAGACAACCATTTTAGTTGAAATTTGAATGAAgttaattaattcaaattatacGCCAAACCTATTTGAATTCAACGAATGGAGCCATATAATTAACTTGATAACCTACGAAGTCTTTCTCAATAATTTTTGTTGAGTATATCTCTATCTCGAATGAGACTAGCTATAACACAGTGTTTAAGTGCGATCAATTATAAACATTATTCAATGTTAtggtaagaatgttaattaaatgATCGAATACAATGAATGAACCCATTAATAATTTCGTACAATACACAATCTTTTCAATATATGATTTTTATATTGAAGTAATGTCATATATAATGTGTGAGATAAATCAGATTAACACATACTGTATTATAGTACAGTACGGgaattgaacttattttatcaaGAGGGTTAAAGTTACATTCTATCAACACCGTACCACAAGTCCGGTCTTCAAAATTGCATGCAAGACATGCCATGCAAAATGATACGCACCCTAGTGTTTGTTTTGCCGCAGTAACCGGAATACAAAGTATACTTAAACCATTTTCTGTCCCACAATTGAAATAGTATACTTAACATTGGAAGCATGAGTACTTAACATTGGAAGCATGAGGAATAGATATGTTGATCAATAATTGTAATCAATCTTTGACTGCACCCTTGAATGTATTTTCCCTTTCATGATTCTCTCTGTTGTTGTGATTTGCAAAGTGTAATACATAGACAATGACAAGCAATAAATTAAACAACTTTTGTATAATTGTTTCCTTGAATCTAAATTAAAGATAGAATGAATGATGggataaaagaaaaaataataataaaataaacaacaaaaacattccctcctttttctctctctccaacGCACACCATATTTGTTTGAGAGTGTTTGGATGTTAATGGCATGCAGGGATGAAAGCTGCAGATGCTACTGGATGCTTCCTTTTGTACTACAACATTTTAGCTTTCCATAACCTATATTGGAGCCTCCTTTCTTCTATTATCTTCTATTATTGTTGGGCAGATGATGATATATGCATCTCTAAGGGCTGTATATTTAAGAATTTAACGTATGATAATATTTATCTCTTTATATAGGGATGTTAATTGGGATGGGATGGGATAGTCGGGTGTGGATGATGGTACATTTGCAATTATACCCGCCTAAAAAACTCACTCTCATCCTCGCCTCACCATCCGTGGCGGGTACAATATTAATAACCATTCCCGTTCCAATAggtacaaaaaaaattcatctTTGTCCCACCACACATCTGAATTGTTTTTATTTACCAAATATTTGATAACATAtctattgattttatttttgtaaatttaTCTAACAACTAAAAATAACATAGGTATAATAGGTTGTTTGGTTAGACGACATCTAACATCTTGTTTAAATCAACACCTATAAAAAGGTACCTCTTATAAACACACATTATTTTTTTACAGTAAAAATTATATACTGGGGTATGAATGATAATTAAGTTGGTTGGGTAAGTAGGTATTCTGTGGGTAGGGTCTGGGGTCCAATATAAAtacacacccgccccatcacctaTAACGAATACAATTTTATATCCATCTATCACCCGTCAAACCTTCACCATCCCTTGCCTacttgaagcaaatgaagacCATGTTTTCATGTTGTTATTATTACTGTCGATTATGATATGTTATTATTGATTGTTTTAGGTAGGTTTGTAATTTAGTTATGGGTGTGTCGAGAAGTTGATAAAGTGTATAATGGTTAAAAGGGAACAAGCTAGGGCGTGCATTTGAGAATTCCTATGAAATTGCCGTCCCAATTTGTATGGAGTTTTACATACTTCTAAACATATATCATTAAACTACATAACTCTGCTTTGATTCTTGTGTGGCTAGAGGACGTCTCCATTTCCactaacattattttttttctttttctcctcgcgtgttaacttttttttttaaggtaagaAAAAGTATATTAGGAGGTCCTCCGCACGTGGGTAACTCTTAAGTAATCGTTTGTAACAATAGAAAGTAAACTAGGGCTAGCCCCTGAGTCAATATACATATTGTCGGGAATCAGGTGTCTTACATTAGCAATTCAATCAGCTGTTTGATTAGCTTCTCTATAGATGTGAGATATGTCCCAGAACTCAAATTGCTGAAAAAGATCCTTTCTGTCTTTGATAATCGTGGCAAGCTTCCATGGGGTTGCCAAAATGCCTTTAACTGCATTAATGACTAGGAGATTGTCCCCTTCTATATAAAGTCGATTAATTTGTAGGTTTACTGCTTCTTGGATTCCTTTATAGAGGGCAGTTGCTTCTACCATGTACACTTGGGTACTCACGAGATTGGAGGTCGAAGCACTCAAGTGTTGGCCCCCGTGATTTCTGATGAAGAAGCCTGCTGATGCAGAGAAATTTTTGCAGGAACCGTCGAAATTGAGCTTGTAATGATCATTAGGAGGAGGGTGCCAGCGGATTGCAAGAGTAGTGGTGGGGGGTGTAGTGGTGATGGTTGGTGAAGTTGAAGGAGGACCCGTTTGAAGGATCCACGTGGTTCCTGGCAACCCATTCGGAGGGGGTAGAGTGAGCTACAATGTAGATTTTGACTGCGTTGAAGGTGGTATTGTTGAATACAcatttatttctttctttccaGATTGCCCAAATGGTAAAGATTACCTTTAACAGAGTTTGAGGGTATTTTCGTAAAAAGCTTAGGAGATCTATAAGAGAATGAATTGGAGATACAAAGTCCAACCATCTTTTCAAAAGGTCAAAATTCCATGCGTTTTGAACAATCGGACAGTGAGGAAAAAGATGATCAATAGTTTCGGCGTAAGTGTCACATAATGGGCAAACGTCGGAGGGTACGATGTGTCGAGAGAAAAGGGTGTGGCGAACAACAATGCTTTTGTGACCAATTATCCAAagaaaaattttgatttttgggaGTATGTCTAGTTTCCAGATCCAGTGAAATTCCCACTTTGAAGTACTTTGTGGGATTTCATGGGCCAGCCAAGTTGCTGATTTAACAGAAAAACATCCTGAGGTAGTGGGCCCCTAAATCGAGGTATCTTCCATTGGATTTAGAGGAATGCGAAGGCCCTTGATTTTCCAAACAATGTGTTCGGGTAGGAGTGTCGCTAGGGAAGGAAGATTCCATTCTTTTgttggaaaaataaaattagataCCAAAAGTGTTGTATCCACTCATTGAGGGTTTAACTTCATTGACGAAAGCAGGTTTCATGAGATATCTAGTTATCCAGCCAGAATAGAACAGACTTTCCATTGCCAATTTTCCACCTTGTTCCTTTACGGAGGATATCACGTTGGCAAAGGATATGTTTTCAAATTTGAGAGTCTTTTTGTTTTGGTTTGCATTGAAAAAAAGGTGTGTTATTGAGGTATTTTTTGGTGACGATCGAAACCCAAAGGTTCGAaggatttgaaagtattttccAACCCAGTTTTGCCAGGAAGGCTCTATTTAGAGGTCGGGTCTTGCGAAGACCCAGACCTCCTAGTGCTTTAGGTTTGCAGATTGTGTCCCAGGCGATGAGCGGTGTTGATTTGAACACTCCTGTTTGTTTCCAGAAAAAGTTTATGTGAGTTGCATCAAGTTGACTGCAAATCTTCTAGGGGAGGAGGAAAGATGAGCATACATAGGCCGGAAGAGCCTCTAAGTTACTCTGTACTAAAGTTAATCTCCCAACTTTAGAGAGATAGTTTGCATGCCACATAttaattctatttttatttttctgcaTTATGATATTATAGTTTGTCTTAGTTAGTTTATATGTTGAAAAGTGGGCACCCAGGTACCGTCCGAGTGACATTGAAGTATGCATGTTGAAAATTCCCGCAATGTTTTGTCTTCTTGTGTTGCAAATTTCTTTCGAGAAAACGATCGATGATTTGTGAAAGTTCATCTATAACTATATATACTAAAATACATGTCAGAAATGACAGGTGTTATTTTCTGATGGGTGAGTCTTTAGTACTACAttcgttccataatgttccttaCTTTTCCATTATTCAAGGCTTTCAATATAGTACTTTGAGcgttaatagttttaatttcgcactagaaaaaaaattaaatataatacttagaaaatttaCATTGAAATGAATCAAATATAAtcctataaatatatatacTACTAATTAATTACAGTcaaaatttttaaactttgattATATGATTACTAAACCTGGGAAATGGTATGGAACAGAAgaagtatatttatttatttatttattttacttttttaatttttaaattgtCTATTACGAAAACTTTCAAAGATGACAAGAAATATATTCCTTAATTGTAAACTCTTaatgtagataattaattatattacgTATTATATTTCAtcttagaaaaaataaaaaataaatcaccTAACTTTAGTAAAATATCGGCTGGATTATACGGAAAAAGATTAAAAACAAATGCCACACTAGAACACTACTACCTCTGTATGCTTTAGCGTTCGTTCTATTCAACTTACCCGAtccgaacttatctgaacttgttggaacttattggattttctaaacttatctgaacttattagaacttattaaAATTGATGACCTTATTAGAACTGATAGGACCTTATCAGACCTGATTGAAACTTAATGATAGTAataattagtattattattaattaataataataattataagaCGATGAATGATAAGGCTTaccgatgtgtgttgtgttactGGTTGgggggttcctttgttctctgttacGGCGCCATGTTCCGCTTGCTCCAGGGTCTTTGGGGGAGAcatctttggtgatcatgcggtgtcatgtgttggcatcgtgggtattaaacatcggcataatgtgATTCGGGATACCCTTGTTAATGTGTGTTATCGGTCTGGGATTTCGGTgcggaaagaggttgatattggtctatctggagggaacgatggagctctccgaccagcagacgtgtttctctactcttgggatcggggctgtgatgtgtgtgttgacttgacgggatcatctcttttgacacaatctgggttgtctggcTTTGCCCCGAGCTgggttgtgactgatgcggctattcggaagcgggtcaagtacaaagcacgttgcagggccattggttatggctttcttccgttctctttctcttctttgggggagctggataaggatgttgttgcgttgctgaagcggattcAGAAGTTTTTTAGGACACAGAacattggggctcgtgctgctgctcatattttcaccgtcctttatacctcaaacttccatcttcGTGGAccttaaaatcaatct contains:
- the LOC110804082 gene encoding uncharacterized protein, whose translation is MMSTQNQAGHGVIQSSIALLQERFKELQRVKEMREKKELLTIFSDNNLINTPNNYGTPISNNDGDVVDVDNDDNDDELQIFLPPNYYYTGRKPSSYSSSSSSLSSSSLSSLLLSHNNNNNHNYRSSNNNLNEISLSLWPSSTMSTYNNASSTTSTTAVAAAAAAAEHIRRAKIEAPMSTMSVSRTSSCVSSVYKFEDIHVSDVDTTLHL